One Curtobacterium sp. MCLR17_032 genomic window carries:
- a CDS encoding N-acetylneuraminate synthase family protein: MSVRIGLSTIGAGNPAYLIGEIGLNHNGDVAIAKQLIDVAADAGMQAVKFQKRTPEISTPEHMKAMPRSTPWGDMTYLDYRYRVEFDRDQYIEIGDHATLRGLDWFASPWDEPSVAFLEDLNVVAYKIASASVTDLGMLAAVAATGKPVILSTGMSTMDQIDRAVSTLGTERLVILHATSTYPLPPEEANLRMIETLANRYAYAGVPVGYSGHEPGLQISLAAVALGATAVERHITLDRTMWGSDHAASLEPHGLRTLVRDIRIIETAMGDGVKRIFPGEQAPLAKLRRVGA, from the coding sequence ATGAGCGTCCGCATCGGCCTCTCCACCATCGGCGCGGGCAACCCCGCCTACCTCATCGGCGAGATCGGCCTGAACCACAACGGCGACGTCGCGATCGCCAAGCAGCTCATCGACGTCGCCGCCGACGCCGGCATGCAGGCCGTCAAGTTCCAGAAGCGGACGCCGGAGATCTCGACGCCCGAGCACATGAAGGCGATGCCGCGCAGCACCCCGTGGGGCGACATGACCTACCTGGACTACCGCTACCGCGTCGAGTTCGACCGTGACCAGTACATCGAGATCGGTGACCACGCGACCCTCCGTGGCCTGGACTGGTTCGCGTCGCCGTGGGACGAGCCGTCGGTCGCCTTCCTCGAGGACCTCAACGTCGTCGCCTACAAGATCGCCTCGGCGTCGGTGACGGACCTCGGCATGCTCGCCGCCGTCGCCGCGACCGGCAAGCCCGTGATCCTCTCGACCGGCATGTCGACGATGGACCAGATCGACCGCGCCGTCTCGACCCTCGGCACCGAACGGCTCGTGATCCTGCACGCCACCTCGACGTACCCGCTCCCCCCGGAGGAGGCGAACCTCCGCATGATCGAGACCCTCGCGAACCGCTACGCCTACGCGGGCGTGCCGGTCGGGTACTCGGGTCACGAGCCGGGCCTCCAGATCTCCCTCGCGGCCGTCGCCCTCGGCGCCACGGCCGTCGAGCGGCACATCACCCTCGACCGCACGATGTGGGGCTCGGACCACGCCGCATCGCTCGAGCCGCACGGTCTCCGCACGCTGGTGCGCGACATCCGCATCATCGAGACGGCCATGGGCGACGGCGTCAAGCGCATCTTCCCCGGCGAGCAGGCGCCCCTCGCCAAGCTCCGTCGGGTGGGTGCGTGA
- a CDS encoding acylneuraminate cytidylyltransferase family protein: MSPEPRVIAVIPARAGSKGIPGKNLRQVAGRSLVARAVTAALAAETVDEVVVSTDGDAIAAEAVEAGARVVRRPADLAGDEASSESALLHALDTVAPRNPDGAARRGPEVLLFLQATSPFIDPADLDRAANRVLEGAADSVLAAAPSHAFLWRLAEDGSAVAVNHDAATRPRRQDRAPEFRETGAFYAVRVAAFREARHRFVGRVELAVVPASTAIDIDEPHDLALASALAPLLEVEAEAAPADQPAVASPAAPTPRAGGMPAPTATAPSASARSRTSTPAPRPTDPHPARSSAAENGAP, from the coding sequence ATGAGCCCCGAGCCCCGTGTCATCGCGGTGATCCCAGCACGAGCGGGCTCGAAGGGGATCCCGGGCAAGAACCTCCGCCAGGTCGCCGGCCGCTCGCTGGTCGCACGGGCGGTCACGGCAGCCCTCGCCGCCGAGACGGTGGACGAGGTCGTCGTCAGCACGGACGGCGACGCGATCGCTGCCGAGGCCGTCGAGGCCGGAGCACGGGTCGTCCGGCGTCCGGCAGACCTCGCGGGTGACGAGGCCTCGTCGGAGTCCGCGCTCCTGCACGCACTCGACACGGTCGCGCCCCGGAACCCGGACGGGGCTGCGCGCCGCGGCCCCGAGGTCCTCCTCTTCCTCCAGGCGACCTCGCCGTTCATCGATCCCGCCGACCTCGACCGGGCCGCGAACCGTGTCCTCGAGGGTGCGGCCGACTCCGTGCTCGCCGCCGCCCCCTCGCACGCCTTCCTCTGGCGCCTCGCCGAGGACGGCTCCGCCGTCGCGGTCAACCACGACGCCGCCACGCGCCCTCGCCGCCAGGACCGGGCACCGGAGTTCCGCGAGACCGGCGCCTTCTACGCGGTCCGCGTCGCCGCCTTCCGGGAGGCCCGCCACCGCTTCGTGGGCCGCGTCGAGCTGGCAGTCGTCCCGGCCTCGACTGCCATCGACATCGACGAGCCGCACGACCTGGCCCTCGCGTCCGCGCTGGCACCCCTCCTCGAGGTCGAGGCCGAGGCCGCCCCCGCAGACCAGCCCGCGGTCGCGTCCCCGGCCGCGCCCACCCCGCGAGCGGGCGGAATGCCAGCCCCAACCGCCACCGCACCCAGCGCTTCCGCCCGCTCGCGCACGAGCACCCCCGCACCCCGCCCCACCGACCCTCACCCCGCGCGGTCCTCCGCAGCGGAGAACGGAGCACCATGA
- a CDS encoding AAA family ATPase: protein MLGADDVLDPPPRRVLVAGTAGVGKTTTAQRIARAIGAPHTELDGMYHGPGWTALPDFEARVDEVTSAPTWVSEWQYRQVRQLLVERADTLVWLDLPKPVAFVRLLRRTIRRRLHRTVLWNGNVEPPLWTFFTRSEHILRWGIAKRNEMRQRVPVLAADTPHLRVVHLRSQREIERFVGRLRTRTE, encoded by the coding sequence ATGCTCGGCGCCGACGACGTCCTCGATCCTCCGCCTCGACGGGTCCTCGTCGCGGGGACTGCCGGCGTCGGCAAGACGACGACGGCGCAGCGCATCGCGCGGGCGATCGGCGCTCCCCACACGGAACTCGACGGGATGTACCACGGGCCCGGGTGGACGGCGCTACCGGACTTCGAAGCTCGGGTGGACGAGGTGACCTCCGCTCCGACCTGGGTCTCCGAGTGGCAGTACCGACAGGTGCGGCAGCTCTTGGTCGAGCGCGCGGACACCCTCGTCTGGCTCGACCTGCCGAAGCCGGTCGCGTTCGTCCGTCTCCTGCGACGGACGATCCGACGGCGCCTGCACCGCACGGTCTTGTGGAACGGCAACGTCGAACCGCCGCTGTGGACGTTCTTCACCCGCAGCGAACACATCCTGCGCTGGGGCATCGCGAAGCGGAACGAGATGCGGCAGCGGGTACCGGTGCTGGCTGCCGACACCCCGCACCTCCGTGTCGTTCACCTGCGATCGCAGCGGGAGATCGAGCGGTTCGTCGGGCGGCTGCGCACGCGTACCGAATAA
- the msrA gene encoding peptide-methionine (S)-S-oxide reductase MsrA: MTTFVLAGGCFWCLDAVYRTLQGVQDVVSGYVGGRDPHPTYEQVCTGTTGHAEAVAVTFDESVLPAQVVLDVFFTLHDPRQLNRQGADVGTQYRSAMFPADDEQRALFEQAIARASDVWDGGIVTTLEPLGEFHRAEEHHQDFFAKNPGQGYCLAVALPKVNKVRKAYSRYILAS, encoded by the coding sequence ATGACCACGTTCGTGCTCGCAGGTGGGTGTTTCTGGTGTCTGGACGCGGTGTACCGCACGCTGCAGGGCGTGCAGGACGTCGTGTCCGGCTACGTCGGCGGGCGCGACCCGCACCCGACGTACGAGCAGGTGTGCACCGGGACGACCGGCCACGCCGAGGCCGTCGCCGTCACGTTCGACGAGTCCGTCCTGCCGGCGCAGGTCGTCCTCGACGTGTTCTTCACCCTCCACGACCCGCGCCAGCTGAACCGTCAGGGTGCCGACGTCGGGACCCAGTACCGCTCGGCGATGTTCCCGGCGGACGACGAGCAGCGCGCACTGTTCGAGCAGGCGATCGCGCGTGCGTCCGACGTCTGGGACGGCGGGATCGTGACCACGCTCGAACCGCTCGGCGAGTTCCACCGTGCCGAGGAGCACCACCAGGACTTCTTCGCGAAGAACCCGGGGCAGGGCTACTGCCTGGCGGTCGCGCTCCCGAAGGTCAACAAGGTGCGCAAGGCATACAGTCGGTACATCCTGGCGTCCTGA
- a CDS encoding methyltransferase — MTNDTLQNADATTGTWVAVGPAGAVGTIHHDADGFRVELYGRRGPGGTYPSLQSAKGAVHKAMGPLADRPEFRAH, encoded by the coding sequence ATGACGAACGACACGCTGCAGAACGCGGACGCGACGACGGGGACCTGGGTCGCCGTCGGACCGGCAGGCGCGGTGGGCACCATCCACCACGATGCCGACGGGTTCCGTGTGGAGCTGTACGGGCGACGTGGCCCGGGCGGGACCTACCCGTCGCTCCAGTCCGCCAAGGGCGCGGTGCACAAGGCGATGGGTCCGCTCGCGGACCGGCCCGAGTTCCGCGCACACTGA
- a CDS encoding single-stranded DNA-binding protein — MNDTITVCGIVATEPRHLVTETGIAITSLRLASPSRRWDRQTSTWGNGPTNWYTVTAFRSLAANVNRSLSKGDRVVVTGRLRIRNWERDGRGGTSVEIDAEGIGHDLAWGISNWMRLPRHVTEATAAPGTSPRVDHETGEVHDDTPDAAHPPVDAAPDDTHPDDHQGTDDTVAALLHPDADEPPEHPLGLDAA, encoded by the coding sequence ATGAACGACACGATCACGGTCTGCGGCATCGTCGCCACCGAGCCCCGCCACCTCGTCACCGAGACGGGCATCGCCATCACGAGTCTCCGGCTCGCCTCGCCGTCCCGCCGCTGGGACCGCCAGACGTCGACCTGGGGCAACGGTCCGACCAACTGGTACACCGTCACCGCCTTCCGGTCCCTCGCCGCCAACGTCAACCGGTCCCTGAGCAAGGGGGACCGGGTGGTCGTCACCGGGCGCCTCCGCATCCGGAACTGGGAGCGTGACGGCCGCGGTGGGACGAGCGTCGAGATCGACGCCGAGGGCATCGGCCACGACCTGGCGTGGGGGATCAGCAACTGGATGCGGCTCCCGCGGCACGTGACCGAGGCGACCGCTGCTCCCGGGACGTCACCGCGGGTCGATCACGAGACCGGCGAGGTCCACGACGACACCCCGGACGCCGCGCATCCGCCGGTGGACGCAGCACCGGACGACACCCACCCCGACGACCACCAGGGCACCGACGACACCGTCGCCGCACTGCTGCACCCCGATGCCGACGAGCCGCCGGAGCACCCGCTGGGGCTCGACGCGGCCTGA
- the ettA gene encoding energy-dependent translational throttle protein EttA → MAEYIYQMVRARKAVGDKLILDDVTMSFLPGAKIGVVGPNGAGKSTILKIMAGLDQPSNGEAKLTPGFTVGILMQEPELDETKTVLENVQEGVGEIHGKLARFNEISALMAEPDADFDALLAEMGTLQEEIDAADAWDLDSQLEQAMAALQCPPSDELVTHLSGGEKRRVALCKLLLQKPDLLLLDEPTNHLDAESVQWLEQHLQQYHGAVLAVTHDRYFLDHVAQWIAEVDRGRLYPYEGNYSTYLEKKRARLEVQGKKDAKLAKRLTSELDWVRSNTKGRQAKSKARLARYEEMVTEAERTRKLDFEEIVIPVGPRLGSQVIDAEKLHKQFGERVIIGDLSFTLPRNGIVGVIGPNGVGKTTLFKTIVGLEPLDGGTLKIGDTVDISYVDQSRGGIDPNKNLWEVVSDGLDYIQVGKTEIPSRAYVSQFGFKGPDQQKRAGILSGGERNRLNLALTLKQGGNLLLLDEPTNDLDVETLGSLENALLEYPGCAVVITHDRWFLDRIATHILAWEGLNEDGTPNWYWFEGNFEAYEENKIERLGADAAKPGRATYRKLTRD, encoded by the coding sequence ATGGCTGAGTACATCTACCAGATGGTCCGCGCCCGCAAGGCGGTCGGTGACAAGCTGATCCTCGACGACGTCACGATGTCGTTCCTGCCCGGCGCCAAGATCGGCGTCGTCGGGCCGAACGGTGCCGGCAAGTCGACGATCCTGAAGATCATGGCGGGGCTCGACCAGCCCTCGAACGGCGAGGCGAAGCTGACCCCCGGCTTCACCGTCGGCATCCTCATGCAGGAGCCCGAGCTCGACGAGACGAAGACGGTCCTCGAGAACGTCCAGGAAGGCGTCGGCGAGATCCACGGGAAGCTCGCACGCTTCAACGAGATCTCCGCGCTGATGGCCGAGCCGGACGCCGACTTCGACGCGCTGCTCGCCGAGATGGGCACCCTGCAGGAAGAGATCGACGCGGCCGACGCGTGGGACCTCGACTCGCAGCTCGAGCAGGCCATGGCCGCGCTCCAGTGCCCGCCGAGCGACGAGCTCGTCACGCACCTGTCCGGTGGTGAGAAGCGCCGCGTCGCACTCTGCAAGCTCCTGCTGCAGAAGCCCGACCTGCTGCTCCTCGACGAGCCCACCAACCACCTGGACGCCGAGAGCGTGCAGTGGCTCGAGCAGCACCTGCAGCAGTACCACGGTGCCGTCCTCGCCGTGACCCACGACCGGTACTTCTTGGACCACGTCGCCCAGTGGATCGCCGAGGTCGACCGTGGTCGTCTCTACCCGTACGAGGGCAACTACTCGACCTACCTCGAGAAGAAGCGCGCTCGTCTCGAGGTCCAGGGCAAGAAGGACGCGAAGCTCGCCAAGCGTCTGACCTCCGAGCTCGACTGGGTGCGCAGCAACACGAAGGGCCGTCAGGCCAAGTCCAAGGCCCGTCTCGCTCGTTACGAGGAGATGGTCACCGAGGCCGAGCGCACCCGCAAGCTCGACTTCGAGGAGATCGTCATCCCCGTCGGCCCGCGTCTGGGCTCGCAGGTCATCGACGCCGAGAAGCTGCACAAGCAGTTCGGTGAGCGCGTCATCATCGGCGACCTGTCGTTCACGCTCCCGCGCAACGGCATCGTCGGCGTCATCGGCCCGAACGGCGTCGGCAAGACCACCCTCTTCAAGACGATCGTCGGCCTCGAGCCCCTCGACGGCGGCACGCTGAAGATCGGCGACACGGTCGACATCTCGTACGTCGACCAGAGCCGTGGCGGCATCGACCCGAACAAGAACCTGTGGGAGGTCGTGTCCGACGGACTCGACTACATCCAGGTCGGCAAGACCGAGATCCCGTCCCGTGCGTACGTCTCGCAGTTCGGGTTCAAGGGCCCGGACCAGCAGAAGCGCGCCGGCATCCTCTCCGGTGGCGAGCGGAACCGCCTGAACCTGGCGCTGACGCTCAAGCAGGGCGGCAACCTGCTGCTCCTCGACGAACCGACGAACGACCTTGACGTCGAGACGCTGGGCAGCCTCGAGAACGCGCTGCTCGAGTACCCCGGTTGCGCCGTGGTCATCACCCACGACCGGTGGTTCCTCGACCGCATCGCGACGCACATCCTCGCCTGGGAAGGCCTGAACGAGGACGGCACGCCGAACTGGTACTGGTTCGAGGGCAACTTCGAGGCCTACGAAGAGAACAAGATCGAGCGCCTCGGGGCCGACGCTGCGAAGCCCGGCCGCGCGACGTACCGCAAGCTCACCCGGGACTAG
- a CDS encoding thioesterase family protein → MARLHAPIRIRWSDIDAYGHVNNSAMLRLLEEARVLAFWAPDPDEVDESGSAPEPVIDGRPGSGTMTVIAAQRLEYLASTPYFRRPLDIQLWIGRIGGASLDISYEVWSPVGHEPAELYTRATTTLVLVDADTNRPRRLTDVERAACQQYVEPPVSFSRP, encoded by the coding sequence GTGGCACGCCTGCACGCTCCGATCCGCATCCGCTGGAGTGACATCGACGCCTACGGGCACGTCAACAACTCGGCGATGCTCCGGCTGCTCGAAGAAGCACGCGTGCTGGCGTTCTGGGCGCCGGACCCCGACGAGGTCGACGAGTCGGGGTCCGCGCCGGAGCCGGTGATCGACGGCCGGCCCGGATCGGGGACCATGACGGTGATCGCGGCCCAGCGCCTCGAGTACCTCGCCTCGACGCCGTACTTCCGTCGACCGCTCGACATCCAGCTGTGGATCGGGCGGATCGGCGGCGCCAGCCTCGACATCTCGTACGAGGTCTGGTCGCCAGTCGGCCACGAGCCAGCCGAGCTCTACACGCGAGCCACCACGACGCTCGTCCTGGTGGATGCGGACACCAACCGGCCGCGGCGCCTCACCGACGTCGAGCGTGCCGCCTGCCAGCAGTACGTCGAGCCGCCGGTCTCGTTCTCGCGGCCCTGA